Within Coffea arabica cultivar ET-39 chromosome 4e, Coffea Arabica ET-39 HiFi, whole genome shotgun sequence, the genomic segment ATATTCGAGGGGAATGTCTGAAGTCATGCCAGCCAGCGGCGAAACTCAGAAACTTCCTCCAATTCCTATTGGAACTTGGAAGGAAGTTGGCATCTTTGATGAGTTTTCTAGTTTTACAACTCTGGGGTCTTATCGCTTTTGGGCGAGTTGGTCGAGTTGCACtatgtaacattttttttcttgctttctctaTCGTTAGTAACATCTTTTCTAGAGGGATCAGAAAAGATGGATAATAAACGGGTATGAATCATTTCTTTCTCTATCgttatgatgatttttttttttttgttaaaataaaGAGTAAGATTAATGTGAACATATCATCGAATTCAATATTAATATGAAAGAATTGTAAGACAAAATACACTAGGTATTGGTATCAACTGAAAATGTCTATATTAATTAAGGAATAAAAATATAGTGAAataagttttgaaaatacactttattattttactctaattttctttttttttttgaaagattgGGATTTATTATTTAGAGGAACACCTTTAAGGTTGCAATTTATGTGTGGTCGAGTGTACCAACTGTCCCTAAGACGAGTTGGTTGAGTTGCACTATGTAACACTTCAGCACAAAGAATTGAGGACAGGGATCATTTGAAGTGTGATAAATGCAGGTAAATTGTTGTCAAATAGTGCATCTATTAATCCAAATGTTTATCGATTTTACTAGTACAATATTTGTCACAACACACAAACAACAATTTCAATAGTTAGAGAACTGCCCGTTATTAATTTCTAGTCAAGAAAACTTTGACAAGAAATCAATTTTAGTAAAATGTTGGTCAAAATGTTTATGAATTTTACTAGTACAATATTTGTACTTACTTAGCTCGTCCTTATCTTCTTCAGTTTCACTTCTACACGtataattttggtcaaaatgtTGCACGAACCATTAATGCTGGCTGAAAATGTACGTATGATCTggcttttccccttttctttttatgcAAAAAATTTGGATGTATTTGATTTCGGCTTACCACATCACGGGTCAAGACATGCCTCCTGAAtgcacttttcatttttctttttttttatatacaagAACTTTGGACGGATTTAGTTTCGATCACCATCACAGGTCAGAATATGCCTTCCAGACCACAAGTCTCTTGCAAGGGTTCTTTAAGATTGGCCATCAATGCAATTCTGACATCGacagtgaaatttgaaaatgcgACATTTTGTGAGAAAGGGCTTCGTTCTTACCAATTGAACCAACTTATCTTGGCACGAACTGGCTTTTCCAAAAATTGTTTTGCAAGTATATAACTCATTGATGACACACATTTATACTAGATGGCTTTATTGTGGACGCTGTTATACATAAATGGCCTGCATTTGTACAAGCATTTGTGCAATCTGCGTCTAGTGAAACGTTGACAAACATGATGAGTAATTTTAAGTTCAAAAGCTTCCTCTTCTTCACTACGTTCTCACTTGACCTCGTTCATGCCATTAATTGGCCTGGGAGGTACCATGTTCTCATTGAAAATCACCTTCCTGCCAATACCCCCTTTGCGTTAAAGCTTCGTTGTCAATCAAAAGACGATGACCTTGGATATCATCAACTTAAAGTAAACGAAAGATTTAGTTGGCATTTCTATATGAATATACGTCTCTCAACTCTATTCTTTTGTCATTTCTACTGGGATGCAAAAGATGCAGTTGCGGACGTTTTTAATAAGCATTTGGCTGACGGATGATGCGTTCAACAAGGGAGTGAGAAATTATGCTATTGGACGGTAAAAGGAGATggcttttattttaattctgtTAAAAAAAGCCTGTTGGCGACAAAGGACATTGTAATGtaataatttcttgaaaattctaTAAAATTTTCTAGTTCCGACCACATCCACAGGTTATTCCTTGTTTTGTGACGACTTCTAATGGCTTGAAGGCATTCTTTCTCTCTATTGTCGATGGCTCCAATGATGTAGAAAAAGGGAGAGAGCTATGCCAAGATTCTCTGAAACTATGGTATCAGCTAACAAATCAAACTTCATTTTCGTTCATTCATCCAGAAATAAATAACaactcaaaaggaaaaaaaaagcggAAAAACGAAATAATACCCAATGATGATACTCCATTTGGCAGGTACAACAAAGTTAACAAAAAGTTGCGCTAAGCAGTCATAAGTATCCAATTACTCCTGTCAGAAACTTTCACATCAGATTCATCActgaaaattttatatatacaaAGCGGTTCCATACGCCCCTCACAAATTTAACAGCATTTTCGCATCACTTAATCTCAGCTGCTAATTCTGCTTCTCCATGCAGATATACAAGCAAAGGCTcaatttgcaacaaaatggTACCTCGAATCCACATGGCTCTCAACATCCCAGAGGAAGGAACCAAATGTTACTGCCTCCAACACAAGCCTCCTCAGACCGCCAAAGCTAATTTTAATGAGTTCGTCTTTAGAGGAATCAACAGTTCCTTCTGGTGTGATAACAATCTCAGGCCTACCAAACAATGCTTCTGTATGCTTTTCAATAATACTGACAGCCTCCTTAGACCTGATGGTGGCATATCTCTGCAGTGTCTCCCCATCAAATGACATCACATAAGTTCGCAACCTGGAAGACTTCACGCCATGACCAAATCCTCCTGGGCTAACGCTGCCAGCAGACCATGATGACCCCTCAGGGTGGGATTGTGCAGTCCTGAAAGTATTGGCAGCAACATCAGTGCCAGGTCCATCTTCCAGCCCCACCATTTCCTGTGTGTTACTCAAAATTCCATCATCTGATCCCTGTGGAAGGATTCTCATTGACTTCTCCAGCTGAAATCTCTGGTCAACCCGCTTTAGGAAATACCCATACATCACTGAAGCTGCATAGACCTGGCCAACTCTTAGTTTGCTAATTTGAGCTACAGAAGATGAATCAGCCGCTCGGTTTCCCAGAATGAGGGCCAGATGGTTCTGGATCATCTCATAAGCTTCAGGAGAGTGAAGCCTCTCAAGTTTCTCCTCATGGCTGGGCCATTTGTCTACTTGGCCAGAAGGATCCAAGGATGGTCCAATGGAAGGAATCAAAGATATGCTGGAATCCATAAATTTCTGTACAATTAAGGCATATAGTATTTCTTCCAATGCCTTTCTCCTCTCATTGGCCTTCACCTCTGCAATTCTCCTATATCAATTTTACAACCATATAACAATCAGTCATAAAAAATAGAGCACTACAATCATATCAATGCCTAGACATGCTACAACAAAAGGGACAACACATGCCTTAGCTCCTACAGGTACGGTCATAAGCCtgaaacttaaataaaaagtgTTTCTCATAAGTAAATAACATCTGTTTCACTTTCAAaaatgcactttcttaaacgAAACTACCTTCAGTAAAACTTGATGTATCCCCAGGACGTCAAAGGAGTCAAAGATGGAACTAACCTGTACAACACTAAATCTGTACCAGAAGCTGCGG encodes:
- the LOC113742644 gene encoding UV-B-induced protein At3g17800, chloroplastic, encoding METAATFRSSLGIPSYYDVRSVVKGPDFVQFGSRSRVTPASVKRHPLISHVKLGQSRDTFKSRKCTRIRSSMSSSSNSGGSTAPIAPLQLESPIGQFLSEILVSHPHLVPAAVEQQLEQLQTDRDAENQKEETAASGTDLVLYRRIAEVKANERRKALEEILYALIVQKFMDSSISLIPSIGPSLDPSGQVDKWPSHEEKLERLHSPEAYEMIQNHLALILGNRAADSSSVAQISKLRVGQVYAASVMYGYFLKRVDQRFQLEKSMRILPQGSDDGILSNTQEMVGLEDGPGTDVAANTFRTAQSHPEGSSWSAGSVSPGGFGHGVKSSRLRTYVMSFDGETLQRYATIRSKEAVSIIEKHTEALFGRPEIVITPEGTVDSSKDELIKISFGGLRRLVLEAVTFGSFLWDVESHVDSRYHFVAN